In one Balaenoptera ricei isolate mBalRic1 chromosome 20, mBalRic1.hap2, whole genome shotgun sequence genomic region, the following are encoded:
- the PLEKHH3 gene encoding pleckstrin homology domain-containing family H member 3 isoform X1, protein MPLPGGLWWLLCCRRGFTLLHRDYGDGELSGDGDEDEDEETFELRTPSPAGGGRGPLDVTLTQPVRSGPVSDRLQSWEETRSLIPEKGLSEDDPDVVVKGWLYREPRGGGARPWLPPRRAWFVLTRDSLDQFSSSGKGARRLGSLVLTSLCSVTGPERRPKETGLWSVTVSGRKHSVRLCSPRQAEAERWGVALREVIASKAPLETPTQLLLRDIQESCGDPEAVALIYRRNPILRHTSGALYAPLLPLPYGVSAPGPGYAPLREEAVRLFLALQALEGARRPGPLMQGVLQTCRDLPALRDELFLQLAKQTSGPAGPPGPPATQDPAALRYWQLLTCMSCTFRPGGPVRGHLLGHLERTEQALPDSELAEYARFIRKALGRTRGRELVPSLAEISALSRRQELLCTVHCPGAGACPVAIDSHTTAGDVARELVGRLGLTRSRNAFALYEQRGAQERALAGGTLVADVLTRFENLAAEEAGLEDPPDSSWRLCLRLHGPLHPEGLSPDGHELPFLFEQAHALLLRGRPALPDDTLRAQAALRLRSLHRDFSPRAPLPRLDRLLPTPAPPREDPPRPVPRPPRSAALLAGAIWSPGLAKRRAERARRGGAGRPAGSVAREGGGGAGTAAAVLGGWKRLRGMGRAEAMAAYLALAAQCPGFGAARYDVLELSTEPGGGAPQKLCLGLGAKAMSLSRPGETQPVHSVSYGRVAACQLMGPHTLALRVGESQLLLQSPQVEEIMQLVNAYLANPSPERPSSSPPPCQDLPDTSPPSQHPGLDEPQGQSGCLGQLQD, encoded by the exons ATGCCTCTCCCCGGGggattgtggtggctcctctgcTGCCGTCGAGGCTTTACTCTTCTGCACCGGGACTACGGGGACGGCGAGCTTAGCGGGGACGGGGACGAAGACGAGGACGAGGAGACCTTTGAGCTACGGACCCCGAGTCCAGCGGGCGGCGGGAGG GGCCCCCTGGATGTGACGCTGACTCAGCCTGTGAGGAGCGGGCCAGTCTCAGACAG GCTGCAAAGCTGGGAGGAGACACGGAGCCTCATCCCGGAGAAGGGGCTGTCAGAAGACGACCCAGACGTCGTCGTGAAAG GTTGGCTGTACCGCGAGCCCCGCGGAGGAGGGGCGCGGCCCTGGTTGCCCCCGCGCCGAGCCTGGTTCGTGCTCACCCGGGACTCCTTGGACCAGTTCAGCAGCAGCGGGAAGGGGGCGCGGCGCCTGGGGAGCCTCGTGCTCACCAGCCTGTGCTCGGTGACCGGCCCTGAGCGCAGGCCCAAGGAGACCG GTCTGTGGTCAGTGACCGTGTCTGGCCGGAAGCATAGCGTCCGGCTCTGCTCGCCCCGCCAGGCTGAGGCAGAGCGCTGGGGGGTGGCGCTGCGCGAAGTGATAGCCTCCAAGGCGCCGCTGGAGACCCCCACCCAGCTGCTGCTCAGGGACATTCAG GAGAGTTGTGGGGACCCGGAAGCTGTGGCCCTTATTTACAGACGGAACCCAATTCTGAGGCACACTAGTGGGGCCCTGTATGCCCCACTTCTGCCCCTGCCCTACGGAGTCAGTGCCCCAG GTCCGGGCTACGCTCCCTTGCGCGAGGAGGCGGTGCGGCTGTTCCTGGCACTGCAGGCCCTGGAGGGGGCGCGGCGCCCCGGGCCCCTGATGCAGGGTGTGCTCCAGACCTGCCGGGACCTGCCTGCGCTCCGAGACGAGCTCTTCCTGCAGCTGGCTAAGCAGACCTCGGGCCCCGCAGGCCCCCCCGGGCCTCCAGCTACCCAAGACCCTGCGGCCCTGCGGTACTGGCAGCTCCTCACTTGCATGAGCTGTACCTTCCGGCCTGGCGGACCTGTACGGGGGCACCTCCTGGGGCATCTGGAGAG GACTGAGCAGGCGCTCCCGGACTCGGAACTGGCGGAATACGCGCGCTTCATACGAAAAGCGCTGGGCCGGACGCGCGGCCGGGAGCTGGTGCCCTCGCTGGCAGAGATTTCCGCGCTGAGCCGACGGCAGGAGTTGTTGTGCACCGTGCACTGTCcgggggctggtgcctgccctgTGGCCATAGACTCCCACACCACGGCGGGAGAC GTTGCTCGAGAGCTGGTGGGGCGGCTGGGCTTGACCCGGAGCCGCAATGCATTCGCGCTGTACGAGCAGCGAGGGGCCCAGGAGCGAGCCCTGGCCGGGGGGACTCTCGTGGCCGACGTGCTCACCAGGTTTGAGAA CTTGGCGGCGGAGGAAGCCGGGCTGGAGGATCCGCCGGACTCCAGCTGGAGACTGTGTCTGCGTCTTCACGGACCACTGCACCCTGAGGGGCTGTCCCCAGACGGTCACGAACTGCCCTTCCTCTTTGAGCAG GCTCACGCTCTGCTGCTGCGCGGCCGGCCGGCCCTGCCCGACGACACGCTGCGCGCCCAGGCGGCGCTGCGCCTGCGGAGTCTGCACCGAGACTTCTCCCCGCGGGCGCCCCTGCCGCGCCTGGACCGCTTGCTGCCCACCCCGGCCCCGCCGCGTGAAGACCCTCCCCGCCCGGTGCCCAGGCCTCCCCGCTCCGCCGCCCTGCTGGCCGGGGCAATCTGGAGCCCGGGCCTGGCCAAGAGGCGGGCGGAGCGGGCCCGGCGCGGCGGGGCCGGCCGCCCGGCGGGAAGCGTGGCCCGCGAGGGAGGAGGTGGCGCCGGCACGGCGGCTGCTGTGCTGGGAGGCTGGAAGCGGCTACGGGGCATGGGCCGAGCTGAGGCCATGGCTGCCTACCTGGCTCTGGCGGCGCAGTGTCCAGGGTTCGGCGCTGCTCGGTATGACGTTCTGGAGCTGAGCACG GAGCCTGGTGGGGGCGCTCCACAGAAGCTATGCCTGGGCCTGGGAGCCAAGGCCATGTCCCTCTCCCGACCGGGTGAGACACAGCCCGTTCACAGTGTCAGCTATGGCCGTGTGGCCGCCTGCCAACTAATGGGCCCCCACACCCTGGCGTTGAGGGTGGGAGAGAGCCAGCTCCTCCTGCAGAGTCCCCAG GTGGAAGAGATCATGCAGCTGGTGAATGCCTACTTGGCCAACCCCTCCCCTGAGAGGCCCAGCAGTAGTCCTCCTCCATGCCAAGACCTGCCagacacctcccctcccagccagCACCCGGGCCTGGACGAGCCCCAGGGACAGTCTGGCTGTTTGGGGCAGCTGCAGGACTGA
- the PLEKHH3 gene encoding pleckstrin homology domain-containing family H member 3 isoform X2 — MPLPGGLWWLLCCRRGFTLLHRDYGDGELSGDGDEDEDEETFELRTPSPAGGGRGPLDVTLTQPVRSGPVSDRLQSWEETRSLIPEKGLSEDDPDVVVKGWLYREPRGGGARPWLPPRRAWFVLTRDSLDQFSSSGKGARRLGSLVLTSLCSVTGPERRPKETGLWSVTVSGRKHSVRLCSPRQAEAERWGVALREVIASKAPLETPTQLLLRDIQESCGDPEAVALIYRRNPILRHTSGALYAPLLPLPYGVSAPGPGYAPLREEAVRLFLALQALEGARRPGPLMQGVLQTCRDLPALRDELFLQLAKQTSGPAGPPGPPATQDPAALRYWQLLTCMSCTFRPGGPVRGHLLGHLERTEQALPDSELAEYARFIRKALGRTRGRELVPSLAEISALSRRQELLCTVHCPGAGACPVAIDSHTTAGDVARELVGRLGLTRSRNAFALYEQRGAQERALAGGTLVADVLTSLAAEEAGLEDPPDSSWRLCLRLHGPLHPEGLSPDGHELPFLFEQAHALLLRGRPALPDDTLRAQAALRLRSLHRDFSPRAPLPRLDRLLPTPAPPREDPPRPVPRPPRSAALLAGAIWSPGLAKRRAERARRGGAGRPAGSVAREGGGGAGTAAAVLGGWKRLRGMGRAEAMAAYLALAAQCPGFGAARYDVLELSTEPGGGAPQKLCLGLGAKAMSLSRPGETQPVHSVSYGRVAACQLMGPHTLALRVGESQLLLQSPQVEEIMQLVNAYLANPSPERPSSSPPPCQDLPDTSPPSQHPGLDEPQGQSGCLGQLQD; from the exons ATGCCTCTCCCCGGGggattgtggtggctcctctgcTGCCGTCGAGGCTTTACTCTTCTGCACCGGGACTACGGGGACGGCGAGCTTAGCGGGGACGGGGACGAAGACGAGGACGAGGAGACCTTTGAGCTACGGACCCCGAGTCCAGCGGGCGGCGGGAGG GGCCCCCTGGATGTGACGCTGACTCAGCCTGTGAGGAGCGGGCCAGTCTCAGACAG GCTGCAAAGCTGGGAGGAGACACGGAGCCTCATCCCGGAGAAGGGGCTGTCAGAAGACGACCCAGACGTCGTCGTGAAAG GTTGGCTGTACCGCGAGCCCCGCGGAGGAGGGGCGCGGCCCTGGTTGCCCCCGCGCCGAGCCTGGTTCGTGCTCACCCGGGACTCCTTGGACCAGTTCAGCAGCAGCGGGAAGGGGGCGCGGCGCCTGGGGAGCCTCGTGCTCACCAGCCTGTGCTCGGTGACCGGCCCTGAGCGCAGGCCCAAGGAGACCG GTCTGTGGTCAGTGACCGTGTCTGGCCGGAAGCATAGCGTCCGGCTCTGCTCGCCCCGCCAGGCTGAGGCAGAGCGCTGGGGGGTGGCGCTGCGCGAAGTGATAGCCTCCAAGGCGCCGCTGGAGACCCCCACCCAGCTGCTGCTCAGGGACATTCAG GAGAGTTGTGGGGACCCGGAAGCTGTGGCCCTTATTTACAGACGGAACCCAATTCTGAGGCACACTAGTGGGGCCCTGTATGCCCCACTTCTGCCCCTGCCCTACGGAGTCAGTGCCCCAG GTCCGGGCTACGCTCCCTTGCGCGAGGAGGCGGTGCGGCTGTTCCTGGCACTGCAGGCCCTGGAGGGGGCGCGGCGCCCCGGGCCCCTGATGCAGGGTGTGCTCCAGACCTGCCGGGACCTGCCTGCGCTCCGAGACGAGCTCTTCCTGCAGCTGGCTAAGCAGACCTCGGGCCCCGCAGGCCCCCCCGGGCCTCCAGCTACCCAAGACCCTGCGGCCCTGCGGTACTGGCAGCTCCTCACTTGCATGAGCTGTACCTTCCGGCCTGGCGGACCTGTACGGGGGCACCTCCTGGGGCATCTGGAGAG GACTGAGCAGGCGCTCCCGGACTCGGAACTGGCGGAATACGCGCGCTTCATACGAAAAGCGCTGGGCCGGACGCGCGGCCGGGAGCTGGTGCCCTCGCTGGCAGAGATTTCCGCGCTGAGCCGACGGCAGGAGTTGTTGTGCACCGTGCACTGTCcgggggctggtgcctgccctgTGGCCATAGACTCCCACACCACGGCGGGAGAC GTTGCTCGAGAGCTGGTGGGGCGGCTGGGCTTGACCCGGAGCCGCAATGCATTCGCGCTGTACGAGCAGCGAGGGGCCCAGGAGCGAGCCCTGGCCGGGGGGACTCTCGTGGCCGACGTGCTCACCAG CTTGGCGGCGGAGGAAGCCGGGCTGGAGGATCCGCCGGACTCCAGCTGGAGACTGTGTCTGCGTCTTCACGGACCACTGCACCCTGAGGGGCTGTCCCCAGACGGTCACGAACTGCCCTTCCTCTTTGAGCAG GCTCACGCTCTGCTGCTGCGCGGCCGGCCGGCCCTGCCCGACGACACGCTGCGCGCCCAGGCGGCGCTGCGCCTGCGGAGTCTGCACCGAGACTTCTCCCCGCGGGCGCCCCTGCCGCGCCTGGACCGCTTGCTGCCCACCCCGGCCCCGCCGCGTGAAGACCCTCCCCGCCCGGTGCCCAGGCCTCCCCGCTCCGCCGCCCTGCTGGCCGGGGCAATCTGGAGCCCGGGCCTGGCCAAGAGGCGGGCGGAGCGGGCCCGGCGCGGCGGGGCCGGCCGCCCGGCGGGAAGCGTGGCCCGCGAGGGAGGAGGTGGCGCCGGCACGGCGGCTGCTGTGCTGGGAGGCTGGAAGCGGCTACGGGGCATGGGCCGAGCTGAGGCCATGGCTGCCTACCTGGCTCTGGCGGCGCAGTGTCCAGGGTTCGGCGCTGCTCGGTATGACGTTCTGGAGCTGAGCACG GAGCCTGGTGGGGGCGCTCCACAGAAGCTATGCCTGGGCCTGGGAGCCAAGGCCATGTCCCTCTCCCGACCGGGTGAGACACAGCCCGTTCACAGTGTCAGCTATGGCCGTGTGGCCGCCTGCCAACTAATGGGCCCCCACACCCTGGCGTTGAGGGTGGGAGAGAGCCAGCTCCTCCTGCAGAGTCCCCAG GTGGAAGAGATCATGCAGCTGGTGAATGCCTACTTGGCCAACCCCTCCCCTGAGAGGCCCAGCAGTAGTCCTCCTCCATGCCAAGACCTGCCagacacctcccctcccagccagCACCCGGGCCTGGACGAGCCCCAGGGACAGTCTGGCTGTTTGGGGCAGCTGCAGGACTGA